GGCCGTTCCGGACATTCCCAATGCAGAGCCGACCGACGCGGGTACGGCCCACCTTGGCGTTTGAGGCTGGGGTGGGGCGACGGCGAAAAATGCTTTATGTCCGCTTGGCGGAGGTCGCTTTCGCGCTTGGCTTTCGGGGCGCACGTTCCGGTGCCTGAGCATGCGTTTTAATCAGCATCTCGACGTAGTCCTTGGCGGCGCGTCCCGCACCTTTCACATCGCGTGAGCGAATGGCGTCGAGCAGCAAGCCGTCGCGATGGACTGAGATAGCCCGATTCCCTTCATCCTTGTAGTGTTCGTTGCGCACCAGCAGGAACTGGTCCTCGAGCACGGCGCACACGCGCGTGAGCGCAGTGTTGTGGCTCATGTCGAGCAGCAGGGTGCGGAACTCGTGTGCGGCCGAGACAAACGCCGAATACTTTGACGACGCTTCGGCCTTCTTCATCTTCTCGTAAGCACTCGCCAGTGCCTCGATCTGCTCGTCGGACCCATACTTCGCAGCATGTTCGGCGAGAGGCGGGTCGAGCAGGAGTCGGACCTCCATTCGCTGCAAGAAGTCCTTGGGCGTATCCGTCATGAGCGAATACCCGCGATCGGTCCGCACAACCAGGCCTTCCCGTGCCAGTTGGAACAGCGCTTCTCGCACGGGCGTGCGGGAAACACCGTATCGCTCGGCCAGGTCCAACTCAACGAGGCGCGATCCCGCAGGGATGGCGCCTCCGTGCAAATCTTCCCGGAGCAACTGATAAATCTGATCGCGCAGCCGATCGCTCTGTACGACTCTACGGGTAGCACTCATGAGGTTGTGAAATTGGTGGGTTCGCAGCGATTCTACGACGAAATCAGCGCGCATATCGGGGTATGAGACGGGATTCCGTGTCATTCCCTCAACACATTCGCTGGGCTCATGCATAGGTGAAATTCAAATCGTTTGTTGAGCGCAGAACGTCGCACTAGGATGACAATCGCATTGAGTCGCAGTATTGACGTCGCCCGCACGCAACGACAAGTTTAATTTTCATTGCATACGGAATGCAATAAGGCGATGAAACCGTCAAACGACCACCAGGCCTAGTCGCCATGCGGCAGAAGGTGGCAGCGGTGATTGACCATGATTCATTGCATACAGTACGCAAACAACCTAGATTGGAGACGCCCACAATGAGTGAGCAGGCACATTTTGTAGACGAAAGTCTGCTGAACAAGGTACCCCGCTGGCGCAACTATCTCGCCGCGAAGCTGGGTTTCCGGAACCATTGGTATCCGGTGAAACTCTCCAGCGATGTTCTTGAGGGGAAAGTGAGCCAGGCGACGGTGTGTGGCGAGGAGATACTTCTCAAGCGGGTTGACGGGGAAGTCAAAGCGATTCGTGACCGGTGCCTGCACCGTGGCGTGAAGTTCTCCGAGAAGATCGAGTGCTATACGCCGGACACCATCACCTGTTGGTACCACGGCTTCACCTACAAGTGGAACGACGGCAAGTTGTGCGACATCCTGGCGTCGCCCGACAGCAAGGCCATCGGCCGACGCAACGTAAGAAGCTACCCGGTCCAGGAGGCCAAGGGGTTGGTTTTTGTCTTCGTGGGCGATGAAGGGTTCGAGGCGCCGCCGCTCTCGGAGGACGTGCCCCCGACGTTCCTCGACGACGATTTGGAACTGCATTGCGCGATTTACGAGGTCGAGTCGAACTGGCGCGTAGGGTGCGAGAACGGCTTCGACGGCTTGCATGTGTACATTCACCGTGCCTCGGAGCTTGTCCCCGACACCCAACGATCGCTGCCGATCGGGCATCTCGCGAAGTCGGGCGATGTGGTGGTGCACGAGCAAGACGGTGCCCCGAAAGGCGTCTATGACGCGTTTGCCAACCATACGAGCATTTGGGAAGGGAAGGTCGATGGCCAGGTCGTCGTCACCGGCACGAAACGGGTGTCGGAAAAGCCGACCCGAACCACGGCGGCGTCGCTTTGGATGCCTTGTGGGCTACGCGTGGACGATTTTCCGGATCAGGACATCACGCAATTCGAGTTCTACGTTCCGGTGACCGAGTCGCAGCATCTCTACGTCATGCTCGTCGGCAAGCGCGTCTCGACCGAAGATGAGCGAGCGCACTTCAATCATGAGTTCTGGAATCGATGGAAGCCCATTGGTTTCGAGAACTTCAATGCTCAGGATATCCAGGCGCGACTGGCCCTGCAGACATTCTACAAACGCGATTCTGCCTGGCTCGACGAGATGCTGATCGAGGGCGATTCTCCGCTTATCAAGTGGCGCGAGCTTTGTCATCGCCACGCGCGAGGCATTCAGAAGCCGGAACACATGTGAGCGATCGAGACTCCATGGCGCGAGGTAAGCAATGACAAATACACATGAGAACGAGCCGATTGTGATCATCGGCGCGGGAATCGCCGCTGTCTACGCCGCCGAAAGCGCGCGAAAGGCAGGCTTCGACGGCCGAATCATCCTCTGCGGAGATGAGGGGGAGGCGCCTTACGATCGTCCCCCGCTTTCCAAAAAGGTGTTGCAGGAGACGGGGGAGGCAGATCGCATTTCGTTGCGCGACAGCGCCTTCTACGATGCCCATGACATCGATCTCCGCCTGGGCAATGCAGCTCAACGTATTGACCGGGAGGCGCGTCAGGTCACGTTCTCGGACGGCACGTCGCTGGGATACGGCACGCTTGTCCTGGCGACGGGATCGTCGCTGCGCACACTTGCACAACTTCCTCCGGAGATGCCGCGCGTGTTTTATCTGCGCCGGATTTCCGATGCTGTCGCATTGCGAGACGCGCTGCCGAACCTGCGCAAACTGGTAGTGGTTGGCGCGGGGGTCATCGGCCTTGAAGTGGCGGCTGTGGCCAACGGTATGGGGATTGAGGTGACCGTACTTGAAGCGGGTCCGCGGCCGATGGCGCGAGCGACCTGCGCCGAGGTTTGTGAGTTCGTGGTGAAACAGCACGAACAGCGAGGGGTGCGCATTCGCACCGGGATCTCGATCATGGAGGTCACCGAACTGCCCTCGGGCTATCGCCTTGGCTTGTCCGGTGGCGAATCCATCGATGCCGATGCGGTCATCGTCGGCATCGGCGTCGTCCCCAATGTTTCGCTCGCCAGTTCTGCGGGGCTTGAGACCTGCGCGTCCGGGATCTGCGTCGACGGGCAGGGGCGAACATCCGATGAGCACATCTATGCCGCGGGCGAAGTGGCTTTTCACTTCAACGCCCGTATGGGTCGGGCGGAGCGGCAAGAGAACTGGCATCACGCGGTGGCGCATGGCGAGCATGTAGGGCGGTCCATCGTGTGCGGAGGCCCCGATTACGAGGAAATCAGCGGCTATTGGTCCGATCAGTACGACTTCAGCCTCCAGTCGTTTGGCGTCTCGATCGGCGAGCGGAATATCGTTCGCGGTGATCCGACGGCCGGGCGATTCATCGTTTTTCATATGGAAGGCGACGTGGTGGCCGGCGTCAGCTCGGTGGGCGCACCTCGCGAAATGCGGGTAGGCAAAGCACTCGTGAGATCGGCGGCCAGCGTTCCTGTCGCTGTGCTTCAGGATTCAAGCATCGACTTGGCCAAGTGGCAGTCAGCCGTTGAGCACAGTGCGCCTTAGTTCGCGCGCGACGACGGTTCGATATTTCTCACAGCCGACCTGTAGATCATTTGGAGAACACAGATGCAGTCTGAATTGAGGCCTTTCCACCTTGCGTTTCCCGTCGACGATCTTCAAAAAGCCCGCGAATTTTATGCGGGCGTGATGGGGTGCCCGGAAGGGCGGAGTTCCGATCACTGGATCGACTTCGATTTGTTTGGGCACCAGATCGTCACTCACCTCACCCCGAAGCATGAGCCTGCCGCTTGCAACGAGGTGGATGGAACCGCCGTTCCCATTCCCCATTTCGGGGTGGTGCTTTGCATGAGCGAATGGACCGAACTGGCCGAACGTCTGCGCGATAGCGGGGTGGAGTTCATTGTCGAGCCTCAGATCCGCTTTCAGGGACAGGTGGGCGAACAGGCCACGATGTTCTTCCTTGATCCGTCCCGAAACGCGCTGGAGTTCAAGGCGCTCGCGGACTTGGGCCAACTCTTCGCAAAGTAGGGGGCGCAATGCGAATTCTGTTCGGGATGACCGGCAAGGAGACCGGCCCCTGGCTCGACGCGTTGCGAAACGCGTTGCCGGATGCCGACGTGCGGGAGTGGCGCGTCGGGGATGGGGGGCCGGCCGACTATGCGTTGGTCTGGAAGTCGGCCCCGGATGTCCTGCGTCATCGGCCCGGTCTGAAGGCCATCTTCAACGTCGGAGCGGGGGTCGACTGGATTCTCGCCGCCGTGGCGAGCGATCGGCATCTGGTGGACAGCGACACGCCCGTTTACCGAATCGAGGACGCGGGAATGGCGTCGCAGATGGTTGAGTACGCCACCTATGCGACGTTGCGGCACTTTCGGCGTTTCGACGAGTACGAGCGACAACAGCGCGAGGGCGCTTGGAAGCCGTTGGCCGTTCACGCGCCCGGCGACTTCATTGTCGGGGTTCTGGGTCTCGGTAGTCTGGGCGCGGCCGTCGCGGGGCGACTGGCGTCGTTTGGATTTCGTGTGCGTGGCTACAGCCGGTCGCCGAAATCGCTGGACGGGGTGCAATGCTTCAGCGGCCAAGGCGACTGGGAGCGGTTCGTAGATGGCGCGCATGTGATCGTCAATCTCCTCCCGAATACGCCGCAGACCCGCGGGGTACTGAACGCCCAGACATTCGCACGACTAGCGAAGGGCGCGCACGTCGTGAATCTGGCTCGGGGGGAGCATCTGGTCGAGAGGGATCTTCTCGCGGCGATCG
This window of the Pandoraea fibrosis genome carries:
- a CDS encoding Rieske 2Fe-2S domain-containing protein, which encodes MRQKVAAVIDHDSLHTVRKQPRLETPTMSEQAHFVDESLLNKVPRWRNYLAAKLGFRNHWYPVKLSSDVLEGKVSQATVCGEEILLKRVDGEVKAIRDRCLHRGVKFSEKIECYTPDTITCWYHGFTYKWNDGKLCDILASPDSKAIGRRNVRSYPVQEAKGLVFVFVGDEGFEAPPLSEDVPPTFLDDDLELHCAIYEVESNWRVGCENGFDGLHVYIHRASELVPDTQRSLPIGHLAKSGDVVVHEQDGAPKGVYDAFANHTSIWEGKVDGQVVVTGTKRVSEKPTRTTAASLWMPCGLRVDDFPDQDITQFEFYVPVTESQHLYVMLVGKRVSTEDERAHFNHEFWNRWKPIGFENFNAQDIQARLALQTFYKRDSAWLDEMLIEGDSPLIKWRELCHRHARGIQKPEHM
- a CDS encoding GntR family transcriptional regulator; amino-acid sequence: MSATRRVVQSDRLRDQIYQLLREDLHGGAIPAGSRLVELDLAERYGVSRTPVREALFQLAREGLVVRTDRGYSLMTDTPKDFLQRMEVRLLLDPPLAEHAAKYGSDEQIEALASAYEKMKKAEASSKYSAFVSAAHEFRTLLLDMSHNTALTRVCAVLEDQFLLVRNEHYKDEGNRAISVHRDGLLLDAIRSRDVKGAGRAAKDYVEMLIKTHAQAPERAPRKPSAKATSAKRT
- a CDS encoding NAD(P)/FAD-dependent oxidoreductase, with the translated sequence MIIGAGIAAVYAAESARKAGFDGRIILCGDEGEAPYDRPPLSKKVLQETGEADRISLRDSAFYDAHDIDLRLGNAAQRIDREARQVTFSDGTSLGYGTLVLATGSSLRTLAQLPPEMPRVFYLRRISDAVALRDALPNLRKLVVVGAGVIGLEVAAVANGMGIEVTVLEAGPRPMARATCAEVCEFVVKQHEQRGVRIRTGISIMEVTELPSGYRLGLSGGESIDADAVIVGIGVVPNVSLASSAGLETCASGICVDGQGRTSDEHIYAAGEVAFHFNARMGRAERQENWHHAVAHGEHVGRSIVCGGPDYEEISGYWSDQYDFSLQSFGVSIGERNIVRGDPTAGRFIVFHMEGDVVAGVSSVGAPREMRVGKALVRSAASVPVAVLQDSSIDLAKWQSAVEHSAP
- a CDS encoding VOC family protein; protein product: MQSELRPFHLAFPVDDLQKAREFYAGVMGCPEGRSSDHWIDFDLFGHQIVTHLTPKHEPAACNEVDGTAVPIPHFGVVLCMSEWTELAERLRDSGVEFIVEPQIRFQGQVGEQATMFFLDPSRNALEFKALADLGQLFAK
- a CDS encoding 2-hydroxyacid dehydrogenase, whose translation is MRILFGMTGKETGPWLDALRNALPDADVREWRVGDGGPADYALVWKSAPDVLRHRPGLKAIFNVGAGVDWILAAVASDRHLVDSDTPVYRIEDAGMASQMVEYATYATLRHFRRFDEYERQQREGAWKPLAVHAPGDFIVGVLGLGSLGAAVAGRLASFGFRVRGYSRSPKSLDGVQCFSGQGDWERFVDGAHVIVNLLPNTPQTRGVLNAQTFARLAKGAHVVNLARGEHLVERDLLAAIEQGQLSGATLDVFMQEPLPSDHPFWKEPRISITPHISAQTRMVESVEQMVRKIGEIELGATPTGRVDLLRGY